A region of the Leptospira noumeaensis genome:
TGTATGACAACATGGCCGAAGAGATGAAAAAACAAGGAATCAAACTAGAGAAAAAAATGGAAGGTGGAGAAACAAATGCTCTTACTGCCACTATGGACGGGGGAATCGCTTTCGAAGATGGAAAGGCTGACCTAAAAGGCAAAGGAAAAGAAAATATTGATAAATTGGCTGAAGCACTTGCTGCTTACCCAGAAACTAAAATCAACATCTCTGGGCATGCCAACAGAACTGGCGCAGAAGATCTAAACCTACGCCTTTCTCAAGACCGTGCAGTGACTGCAAAAAATGCTCTTACTTCCAACGGTGTGGAAGGCAAACGAATTGGAACAGTCCAAGGTCTTGGTTCGTCCACTCCACTTAAAAATGTTGATCCAAAAGATGGATCCAACCGACGTGTAGAAGTAGAAATCGTTCCAGCTTCCTAAAACTAGAACGACATAAAAAAAGGGACAGTTTGTCCCTTTTCTTTTTCGAACCAAAGCCTACAGATCATTGTAGGCTTTTTATTTGCATCCAGGAGAATTCGATTTACATCCCTAAACCTGGAAATCCACCCATAGCTTGCATTTGTTTGGCGGCACCCGCTTGTGCATCCTGCAGAGCCTTTGTATAGGCTTCTTGGATCGACTTTTCTAAAAGATTTTTATCCTTTTTATCAATCAATTCATCTTCGATTTGAATGGATTTCATCTGAAATTTTCCATCCAAAGTCACAGATAGAAGTTTGTTTTTAGAAATTCCTACAAAATTGAGACCGGCAAGTTCCTTTTCCATGGTTTTTACTTGCGATCGCATCTTTTTCATCTGTTTGAGCATATCAAACTTGTTTCCGCCTGCTCCACCGAACATAATCACCTCTTTTCCTTTCAGGATTATTTTTCTAAAAAAAGAAGGCAAATATAAAACTTCTCTGTGTCGATACTCATAGTATGATCCATCCCAATTCTCCTTACAAACGAATCTGGGACCTTTTAGTTTTTATTTGTATTACTTACTTTGCCATCGAAGTTCCAATAAGATTGGTCTTTCACTATAAACTAACTGCAGGGGTTAATTATTTTGAAAGGGCCATCCAAGTGGTATTTGGAATCGATGTCATTTTGAATTTTAATACCGCGATTTTAAAAGACCGACTTCTCATTCACAATCGTAAGATTGTTGCAAAATCCTATTTGTCTTCTTGGTTTCTCGTCGATTTTTTATCAGCCTTTCCTTTTGACCTTTTTGGTGGATTTTTTTTCCAATACTTTGGAATCACCGATAGTTTAAAAATTTTGAGACTATTACGTTCGGTTCGAGTCTTTGAACTTTTTAAATCCCTTCGTCTTTTAGCCCTAGGTGCCGATTCAGATGACAGGTTCAAACTTATAGAAGTGATCAATCCTATGAGTTTTCGATTGATCTTCTTTGTGTATTGGACAAGTCTTTTTGCCCATTGGGTCGCCTGCGGATGGATCCATCTAGGTCCTGAATTTTTGCCAGATAAGGATATGGCAACAAGATACATTAGAGCACTTTACTGGTCAGTAACCACACTCACTACCATTGGGTATGGAGATATCACACCTGTTACGAATAAACAAACCATCTATACAATGGGTGTTATGATTTTAGGTGTCGGTATTTATGGATACGTCATTGGTAATATAGCCACTTTATTATCTAATTTAGATGTATCAAGAGTTACCTTCCAAGAAAAACTAAATACAATTAACAGTTTCATTAAATACAAAAAACTACCACCCAATCTTGCAAATCGCATTCGTTCCTACTACGTCAATCTTTGGGAAAATAAACATGGAATAGATGAAACAGAAATTTGGGATAATCTTCCTTCTGGAATTAAAATTGATGTATCCATGTTTTTACATAGTCATTTGATTTCTGTAGTTCCTTTTTTCAAAAATGCACCCGAAGAATTAAAAAGAGAAGTGGTTTTAGAATTAAAACCTGCTTTCTATATGAAAGGGGATATCATCTTTAAAGAAGGTGATGTTCCGCACAATATGTACTTTTTATCAAAAGGTCATGTGGAAGTAATCAAAGAAAAAACGGGAGATGTACTTGCAACTCTAAACTCTGGGTCTTTTTTTGGAGAGATGAGTTTGATTGACGATTCCTTACGAACTGCAACCATTAAAGCTGGTTCTTATTGTGATGTGTATACTTTAGGGAAAGATCGGTTCGCTGAAATTTTAAAACACCATCCTGGATTTGCAAAACATATCGAAACCATTGCCAAAGAACGTAGGAAAACGCAAACCACTAGTCAAAAGAAAACAAAAAAACCAAATCACCCACACATACGTAACCAGTAGTTTTTCATTCCCCTCCTTACGGTTTTAAAGAAAATATCGAGTGTTCAGGATCCACGAGAGCAATGGACTCATCAGCGAGCCTGTCAAAGGCATGCCATGCATTGCTATCTTTTTTTAACGGTTCTTGTTTTTCTGTTTTGGTTTTGATGGTTTCTGATTTTGGAATTTCCCCAAGTGTAGGAATTTCTTCGATTTGTTTTAATTTTTCAAGAAGTTCCCTATGTTTTTTGGACGGCCCAAACCAAGAAGGAACAAAGGCAGTTTTTTTCTTTTGACTGAATATAGTTTCTGTTTGTGTGATTTCATCCAAAAGTAAATTCACAGCTCGGATGGTCCACTTACTCGGAGTGACCGGAATCAAAATTAATTCTGAATTATAGATAGCAGTTGTTAATTCATGTTTCGCAGATCCGGGTGTATCAATGATCACAAACTTATAGGTGTTTCGAACTTCATCCAAAGCGCGTTTGAATTGTAAACAGAGGCTACTCGAATCAGGATTGTATTTGGAGAGTTTTGCTAAACTTAAAGTGGAAGGCAATACATCAAATTGTTTTGTCACTCGAATGCACTCACTCATTCGTTTCATGCCCAGAAGGACTGTCATTACATTGGATTCATCAAGGGAACTAAGATCCAAATCAGGCAAACAATAGTCCGTCAAATCTCCTTGCATGTCCATGTCCACAACGAGGGTTTTTCCACGCCTTGCCAGGGCGCAGGCCAAGTGAGCGGCTGTTGTGGATTTTCCACTCCCTCCCTTAATATTGGAAACTGAGATGACCTTCATGGGGCATAGAATTTTCATAATTCACCCATTGGCCACTGATTTTTTTTGGAATTTTCCTTGGAAAGGACTTCGGTTTCAGTAATTTGGGTTCAGTTATGGCATTCACGATTCGGTTCCGAGTTTGGGACAAACAAGAAAAAGAATTCTCTCAAAAAGGCTTTAGTTTAACCCTCGATGGGAAACTTTTGAAATTTGGACAACCCATTACAAACGAAGACAATTATATAGTTAATAGTTTTACAGGTCTAAAAGACAAATACGACAAAGACCTATTTGAAGAAGACATCATAGAACATACTGTTGCGAAAGGGGGAAACCTCACTCAACATACAGGCATTATACGATACAATAATGAGCACGGGGCTTTTTATTTGGAAAACGGGCCACCTCTATTACAACTTTTTTCGATCAGAAAAGTTGGTAATCCCTATGAAAATCCCATTTTATTTGATTTGTATCTGAAAAGTAAATCTTGAGATTTTTACTTTTATTTTTCCCATCTTTATTCCTAATCTATTCTCCTCTAAGTGCCAATCTCTTAGAGGATTATTGGAAGGCAGTCCAAAACACTAAGGAAAAATTCGATATCACTGACCATAGCCCCAAACGATTTAGTTTCCGATTTGGAGGCGAAATTCCTGGTGTATTACATAAAGAATCCTTAAACCATGAAATCTTTTGGTTTTGCCAAAAGTATTTAGACAAATACCACGCAAACTACCCTTACCCAAGATTAAAACAAGACATCAGATCTCACCTAACAGAGTTATACGGAGATCCCGCACAAAATTTTTTAAGTGGAAAACTTTCTTTTTCCTGTTTTTCCGGTTGGAAGGATGGTAATTCCCTATTAAAGTTATCATTCTTTTTAAATGAAAACGAATTTTTTCCTTATCGATGGGATTATTATGATTCGAAAGGGCAATTATTTTTAACTGAAGAAGATGAAACTAAAAATGGAAAAAAAGATAGTTTCACATATTACTCATCAGCTGGTTGCCCAAAAGAAATCACAAAAGATAAAAATGATTTTGGAGCTATGGATGAATGGTGGTATTATAAAAACTGCCAACTGATTCGAGTGGAATATGATTCCAACGAAAACGGATTTAGAGAAAGAATTTGTCATTACGAGAATGAAAAGGAATCTTATTGTGAAGGTGTGGGAGAAAAAGAAGAACGAGAAGCCACTCTCTTAGAATCCAATCATAAGTATCCTGAAGCCTTAAAGTTTTATCGTAAATCCTTATCCGAATACAAAAAGGAAGTATCCATCGGTACTTCAAGAACCTGTTCCCTCTTAAAAAAGATTGCCAACATTGAGTATAACGAAAGAGACTTTCCTTCTTTTACCAAAACCTTAGATGAATTCTTTTCCTACAAAGTTTGTGAATCAGATTCTCTCGATGTCCTGATTTATAGATCCTATTATTATTTATACGTATTAGGGGATTATAAATCTGCCAGAGATAGTTATCAAAAAACAGCAGATATATATCGCAAAACCCATGGGGAAATCAGCCCGGAAATTTCTTTGAATTTAGCCTATTCACAATTTATGGACAAAGATCCTAGCGCCTGTTTGGTGAGCTTAGACAAACTAAATAGCCGTAGGCTCACTGCCTATCCACGATTTTTCCTCTTTTATTATCGGGGGTCTTGTGAACTTAGTCTTGGTCGTTACGAAGATGCTTATACAAATTTAAAAAGGGCCCAAATCCTGGGAGGAGAAAAAGAGTTTTTGCCTGTGGTTTA
Encoded here:
- a CDS encoding OmpA family protein gives rise to the protein MKQIISGLLSLSLLSTISCGLSENTKRLILSTSIGCGVGLALGAVYDESQRKKDTKNKKNDFQRQIKESLAMEKKKPQNKGKIVGLGAGCLAGLGTGFYLNTMYDNMAEEMKKQGIKLEKKMEGGETNALTATMDGGIAFEDGKADLKGKGKENIDKLAEALAAYPETKINISGHANRTGAEDLNLRLSQDRAVTAKNALTSNGVEGKRIGTVQGLGSSTPLKNVDPKDGSNRRVEVEIVPAS
- a CDS encoding ion transporter, which translates into the protein MIHPNSPYKRIWDLLVFICITYFAIEVPIRLVFHYKLTAGVNYFERAIQVVFGIDVILNFNTAILKDRLLIHNRKIVAKSYLSSWFLVDFLSAFPFDLFGGFFFQYFGITDSLKILRLLRSVRVFELFKSLRLLALGADSDDRFKLIEVINPMSFRLIFFVYWTSLFAHWVACGWIHLGPEFLPDKDMATRYIRALYWSVTTLTTIGYGDITPVTNKQTIYTMGVMILGVGIYGYVIGNIATLLSNLDVSRVTFQEKLNTINSFIKYKKLPPNLANRIRSYYVNLWENKHGIDETEIWDNLPSGIKIDVSMFLHSHLISVVPFFKNAPEELKREVVLELKPAFYMKGDIIFKEGDVPHNMYFLSKGHVEVIKEKTGDVLATLNSGSFFGEMSLIDDSLRTATIKAGSYCDVYTLGKDRFAEILKHHPGFAKHIETIAKERRKTQTTSQKKTKKPNHPHIRNQ
- a CDS encoding ParA family protein: MKVISVSNIKGGSGKSTTAAHLACALARRGKTLVVDMDMQGDLTDYCLPDLDLSSLDESNVMTVLLGMKRMSECIRVTKQFDVLPSTLSLAKLSKYNPDSSSLCLQFKRALDEVRNTYKFVIIDTPGSAKHELTTAIYNSELILIPVTPSKWTIRAVNLLLDEITQTETIFSQKKKTAFVPSWFGPSKKHRELLEKLKQIEEIPTLGEIPKSETIKTKTEKQEPLKKDSNAWHAFDRLADESIALVDPEHSIFSLKP
- a CDS encoding YopX family protein → MAFTIRFRVWDKQEKEFSQKGFSLTLDGKLLKFGQPITNEDNYIVNSFTGLKDKYDKDLFEEDIIEHTVAKGGNLTQHTGIIRYNNEHGAFYLENGPPLLQLFSIRKVGNPYENPILFDLYLKSKS
- a CDS encoding tetratricopeptide repeat protein, which codes for MYSPLSANLLEDYWKAVQNTKEKFDITDHSPKRFSFRFGGEIPGVLHKESLNHEIFWFCQKYLDKYHANYPYPRLKQDIRSHLTELYGDPAQNFLSGKLSFSCFSGWKDGNSLLKLSFFLNENEFFPYRWDYYDSKGQLFLTEEDETKNGKKDSFTYYSSAGCPKEITKDKNDFGAMDEWWYYKNCQLIRVEYDSNENGFRERICHYENEKESYCEGVGEKEEREATLLESNHKYPEALKFYRKSLSEYKKEVSIGTSRTCSLLKKIANIEYNERDFPSFTKTLDEFFSYKVCESDSLDVLIYRSYYYLYVLGDYKSARDSYQKTADIYRKTHGEISPEISLNLAYSQFMDKDPSACLVSLDKLNSRRLTAYPRFFLFYYRGSCELSLGRYEDAYTNLKRAQILGGEKEFLPVVYYKLGRASFATHREQEGNLWTNQALLIDFDLIEKMDSDPIFESFFLSPNGKSLKRKYYLNKQKKE
- a CDS encoding YbaB/EbfC family nucleoid-associated protein, giving the protein MFGGAGGNKFDMLKQMKKMRSQVKTMEKELAGLNFVGISKNKLLSVTLDGKFQMKSIQIEDELIDKKDKNLLEKSIQEAYTKALQDAQAGAAKQMQAMGGFPGLGM